In Zonotrichia leucophrys gambelii isolate GWCS_2022_RI chromosome 15, RI_Zleu_2.0, whole genome shotgun sequence, the DNA window AGGTAAGAATCTGGTTTAATCTCATACTTCTTTGTTGTTCCATACCTAGATCACTGGCTTTCCACCCCCTTTTCCATTGGAAgtttggggggggattttttgttttttttttttttctgtggggtGATGTCCCACCACCCCTCAATTGATGCTGTGTCTCCTCCTGGATAACAGCAGGTAAGACACAGGTATTCATCTTTTCTCTTGTGTCTGACTGTACTTCTGTGCCACAAGAGGAGTTCAACCAAACTGGGAGAAAACATACCAAGATCTCTGGGTAGGAATCTCTTAGAAGCCCCACATATTTCTATAGATGTCATTTTTTCTCAGGAATGGTAatttacagaatttaaaaaaacaagttaAAACTCGCAAGTGGCACTGTTGtccttttttattaattccATCAAAACCTCAATAGAGAGGGAAAATTAATAAGCTCTGCCAAAATGTCCCAAAGTACAAGCTCCATCCTCTGcctcagttttttatttttatggggTTGGCAACGTGGTGGTTTCAGTTTCACCACAAGCAGGACTTGAAGAGTTGTGCCTGTCATTGTTACTTCAGCATTGACCAAAGTGAGTTAATCACAAAGGGCTTTTCTCAATAACCTTTGATCTCGAAACGGCCTTTGACAAGTTTTGTTAACAGGGTCCTCTACATTTTATGATGGGAATAAAAATGCACTTGACATCATGTGGACTTGTTTAGTTTTGGGGTAATATGATTTATAGAACTTTTTAGATAATGTTGTTATATTTTTCCTAGCTGTGCCTCTGTTTAATCATGACTTTAAAGAATGGCACACCAGTTGATATATTCAGTCTTTTAAATTCATCTACCAAGTCCCACATTAACCAAGGAGTACGTGTTTTCTACGTGAAAGCTTCAGAGAGCAATAACAAGTTTCTTGGCCGCCCAGCTTCCAGTCACCTGTTTCCCAACACACCGAGAGCTCTTCAGCGATGGCTGTGGCTGTCCCGAGAGAGACCAGCCCGTCTGTGCCGTGCCTGTAAATCACCCTGCGAACCCTTCTGTGCTTGGCCAGCTCCCGCCGCCCCAACCTTACGGACGGAGCCGGTAATTCCCCATCGCTGCTAAGGGCAAACCCGGCTCGGCAGCACCGAGAGGCCGCCGGAGCCCCGGCAGGGCCCCGCGTTCCCCGCCCGCTCCCCGCCGGGCGCTCTGCCAGCCCGTTCCGCGGGCGGACTCGGCCTCCCCGCCGCCCCCTGCCCGCAGAGGCCCCGCCGGCCCGAGCGGGGCTGGACGGGCCGCACTGACCTGGCGGCGGCTCGCCGGCCTCCCGGGGACTCTTCATGGCCCGTTCACTGCCGGCCCCGCCGAGccggcggcgcggccccgggGCCCGGCGCTGGCTCCTCCCGGAGGCGGGGGCTGAGGGGGGCCGGGCCCCGGGGCGCTTGCCCCGCGCCGTGGCGGCGAGGAGAGCGGCGGGGTGTGACAGCAGGCAGGGGCATGACACGGCGGGCGGGGGACGCGCAGCCCTGCCCCGGAGCGGGGGCACCGCGGGGCTGCCGGGCTGGCCCCGGGCGGGAGCGGACGGGACGAGGCTGCACCGCCCCCCGCGCTCGTTCCGGTTCCGGCGCGCGGAGCAgggcgggaggcggcggaggCCATTAGGGAGAGCGGCGCGGGCGGTGAGTGCGGCTCGGGGTTTTCGGTTCCCTGTGGGGCACCCTCGCTCCATGGGCGCTCTGGGGAGGTGCCCGGGCGATGCCGCATCCCCTGAGGGGGCCGGGTCGGAGCGGCGAGGTGCGGGAGGACTGGGGTGGCCCCGGCTCCCTCACGAACGGGCCCGGGGCCCCCGAGCGCGGCCGAGCTGTCCGCGGGGCTCGCAGGGGCCGTACCGCTGTGGGATCCACCTGGGGCCCTTGCCGTGGAGGTACGAGTAACCACTCGTTTGTAGTCCTTAGAAGTGAATTTCCCAGAAGAGACCTGGAAAAGACTGGCTGCTGATGTTTAACGTCTACATGGGCACGTCTCTAGAGAAGTGTTATCGATGCATAGTCAAAACACATGTTGTgttaaaaatgtcagaaaattgGTTCGTCACACTACTGGAAGGGATGATGGATTGTGTAATTGGAAGTTATTCTACATCTTCCTTTGTAATAAAcgcttttgttttcctggtgcCTCAGGTGTagagccccagcactgcagccatgTCGATCGGAGTGCCAATCAAGGTCCTGCACGAGGCCGAGGGCCACATCGTGACCTGCGAGACCAACACTGGAGAAGTTTATCGAGGCAAACTTATCGAAGCTGAAGACAACATGAACTGTCAGGTATCTTTTGTTTcacaaggatggagggaaggtTGGCTGATCTGGGTCTCAGAAGGCTGAAAACGTGATTAAAAGACTGTTGCTTTTAGTtatgggattaaaaaaaaactgtaCTGATGCTGTTTTTTACTGTGGTGAAGTGGATTCAGCATTACAGAATGCTCCAAAGAGGTCAGAACTTATTTCCAGTTTCAGAGTAGGATTGGGCATCCCTGTCAGTAGGATCAGAGATTTTGTGAACAGTATTTTTCCAGAGTTCATTGTTTAAAGCCACTGAGtgtaagaataaaaaaaccttGATTTAAGAAACTGAAGCTTATTTAATGCACATTACTATAGTCATTCCAAGAAGGCCTAACTTGGACTTATGGCAAGTGCTCATTGAAATCAGAATGCTTTCCTAATAGTCAGTACTAGAATAGCTTTATTAAAACTATTTAcatataagaaaacaaaaataatgatgCTGATAAAGCTAATTTGTAAACTGGTGAGAAAGCAAAAGTTCTGGGTGTGTTTGAATGGTCATGATGGTTTGTGTCACAGCTGAGGGCTGTCTGAGCACTGACTGATTTTCCCTTGCAGATGTCCAACATAACAGTGACATACAGAGATGGCCGGGTGGCACAGCTCGAGCAGGTCTACATCAGGGGCAGCAAGATACGGTTTCTCATCTTACCAGATATGTTGAAGAATGCTCCTATGCTAAAGAGCATGAAGAATAAAAACCAGGGTTCTGGAGCTGGCCGAGGGAAAGCAGCTATTCTCAAAGCTCAAGGTGGGTACAGTTTGTTCCAGGTCCCTCCCCCTGTTTTCCTGTAGAACTGGAAAACTCATCTCTGTCACTGAGGAGATTAAGCAGTAAGAAGTGGAAAGATTTCTGGATCATACAGtgtttttctgtatgttttatCTTAAAGTGAGAGTCAGGATTCAAATTGTCCCAATTACCCAAATTGTCCCAATTGTTTAGTATTGATGCTACAGTAATTTAGAGGTAGTGAGTAGTCCTGTTAAACAGAGCCCTTCTGTTAAACTTAAAGAGTTCTGTTCTCCTGCAGTTGTGGCCACCAGCTGTTTGAAATGCTTGGGGAAGGATCCAGGTGTTCTTGTTGAGCTGTTGTAGGAAAACAGCTTTATTTACAAAGCTACTGGGGAGCTGTAACTATTACCTTTTCTGTAGTTCCCTGTCATTTGTGCCTTCCTCAGGGGATCAGTCTGCTTCTTAGGTAGCTCAGTAACAGTCATGTGCCACAGAGTCCCTGCTTAACTGCAGTGTGCAGTAAGGTTTTTGTGGGGGAGTAACTTACTGAGTAGTGTTACAAAACCTTGCAAGAACATGGGGTTCCACATCTCTTGGGTGGCACAGGTTTGTGTGTCAGAAGGAACATGAGATGTGTGAGTATCTGCTGCAGTTGTTCTGAGGAGCCACACTGTGGGACCATTAGGTTCTGGCTCTTCTCACAGAACACTTCTTGCTCTCACATCACTTTCTGAGCATTTCCTGCCTTCTGAGCCAGAGACCTTGAGTTTTGTTGATGTTTTGCTTGTCAGTTGTTGAGATAAATATGCAGGCATGTCAAATTCATGTCATCcctgatgttttctttcttcagtggCTGCAAGAGGAAGAGGCCGTGGTATGGGCCGTGGCAACATCTTCCAGAAGAGAAGATAATTTTGGTCTTAGctaaattgctttttttattaGGGGTATTGACTTTGTGTGCATTGGTATCAACTTTGTTTAATAAATGTTTCTGACAAAAACTTGTCTGCTCTTACCTGTCAGGACAATTCTTGGGCAAATATTTCAAACTCAAGCCAGCTTTTGAAAATAGTGGACTTTATTATATCTAGTTTTGACCACTTTGTGTGATGCATTGGTTTTTGAAGATCattatgtttcctttttcttgttaATCCTGCTGTCATTTATTCTCTAAAGAATTAGAAGGCATTCTTAATGAAGAATTTTAAGTCATACTATAAAGTCTTATTAGCAGCTGAATTTAtggaaaatacagcaaaacagAGGCAGCTTCCTGAGAAGCAGAGCACTGTGTTCTTTCTTTAGCTTTATATGGACCCACAATAGATAGAGGTCCACCTTCAGATCTTTGTATTGAACTTGTATTCTTGCATTTCTTATCTTTCTCTTTGGATATGGGGAGAATTTTTCATTAGGAACACACAACTTTGATAGCTTGAATCTATATTTGCAGTGAAAAAATCTATTCTGACTTTCTTAGCAGTGTTTCCCTGTGTCTGGGAAAAGATGACAGCATATAAAATAGGCATTTTCCAGGATAAGTTTGAAATGCTTTGTAGATTTGAAAGGCAGTGCAGGTGTGTGAGAAATTTTATAAATAGTTATCCATTAAACACAACTCAATCCAAATGCTGATTTTTGAACAAAACTCACTTTGAATTTCAGCTTTTGATCTTATTGTCTGTACACAGTTGTGTATAGATCAGCTGATCTGCAGGAAGCCAAATGTAGATGTAACTTCATTAAAGTGTAGCCTGGGTGTTTTTACTGACTTAAATGGTTGAAATGTTTCACTGTAA includes these proteins:
- the SNRPD3 gene encoding small nuclear ribonucleoprotein Sm D3, encoding MSIGVPIKVLHEAEGHIVTCETNTGEVYRGKLIEAEDNMNCQMSNITVTYRDGRVAQLEQVYIRGSKIRFLILPDMLKNAPMLKSMKNKNQGSGAGRGKAAILKAQVAARGRGRGMGRGNIFQKRR